The Methylobacterium currus genome contains a region encoding:
- a CDS encoding MFS transporter, with product MTGTARPVAAEGTDGLPTRARLWAMLAIGIAMSMAVLDGAIVNVALPVMARDLQVSPGAAIFVTNGYQLAVTAALLPLASLGDILGYKRVYCTGLALFSAASLACALAGSLPMLVAARIVQGLGAAGIMSVNIALVRFIYPHRMIGRGVGTMALIVAIASAAGPSVAAAVLSVAGWPWLFLVNVPLGLAALTLATRMLPVTPRSGARFDALSALLNALFFGLLITGVDGLGDPGRSGTALGLLAGAAVIGTAFVWMQARLPAPLLPIDLLRIPVFALSMVSSVCSFSAQMMAYVALPFYFQDVLHLSSTQTGVLMTPWPIAIAVIAPFAGRLADRYPPGLLGGIGLVVLSAGLALMASVSPDASPLSIALRLTLCGLGFGLFQSPNNKVIITSAPRERSGGASGMQSTARLLGQSLGAAMVAVIFGYFHTGGTVTVLWIASALALTGSVASGLRVRR from the coding sequence ATGACGGGAACGGCGAGGCCGGTGGCGGCGGAGGGGACCGACGGCCTGCCGACCCGGGCGAGGCTGTGGGCGATGCTGGCGATCGGCATCGCCATGTCGATGGCGGTGCTCGACGGCGCCATCGTCAACGTCGCCCTGCCGGTGATGGCCCGGGACCTTCAGGTCAGCCCCGGCGCCGCGATCTTCGTCACCAACGGCTACCAGCTCGCCGTCACCGCGGCCCTGCTGCCGCTCGCCTCACTCGGCGACATCCTCGGCTACAAGCGGGTCTATTGCACGGGGCTGGCGCTGTTCTCCGCCGCGTCGCTGGCCTGCGCGCTCGCCGGCTCGCTGCCGATGCTGGTCGCGGCCCGCATCGTCCAGGGGCTTGGCGCGGCCGGGATCATGAGCGTCAACATCGCGCTCGTGCGCTTCATCTATCCGCACCGGATGATCGGGCGCGGCGTCGGCACCATGGCGCTGATCGTGGCGATCGCCTCGGCGGCGGGCCCGAGCGTGGCGGCGGCGGTGCTGTCGGTGGCGGGCTGGCCATGGCTCTTCCTCGTCAACGTGCCGCTCGGCCTCGCGGCGTTGACGCTGGCCACCCGGATGCTGCCGGTGACACCCCGCAGCGGCGCCCGCTTCGACGCCCTGAGCGCGCTCCTCAACGCGCTGTTCTTCGGCCTTTTGATCACCGGCGTCGACGGGCTCGGCGATCCGGGCCGGAGCGGCACGGCGCTCGGCCTGCTCGCCGGGGCGGCCGTCATCGGAACGGCCTTCGTGTGGATGCAGGCCCGCCTGCCGGCACCGCTCCTGCCGATCGACCTCCTGCGCATCCCGGTCTTCGCGCTGTCGATGGTGAGCTCGGTCTGCTCGTTCTCGGCCCAGATGATGGCCTACGTGGCGCTGCCGTTCTACTTCCAGGACGTGCTCCACCTCTCGAGCACCCAGACCGGGGTGCTGATGACGCCCTGGCCGATCGCGATCGCGGTGATCGCCCCCTTCGCCGGGCGGCTGGCCGACCGCTACCCACCGGGGCTCCTCGGCGGCATCGGCCTCGTCGTCCTGTCGGCGGGCCTCGCCCTGATGGCGAGCGTCTCCCCGGACGCCTCGCCCCTGTCCATCGCCCTGCGGCTGACGCTGTGCGGCCTCGGCTTCGGTCTGTTCCAGTCGCCCAACAACAAGGTCATCATCACCAGCGCGCCGCGGGAGCGCAGCGGCGGGGCGAGCGGCATGCAATCGACCGCCCGGCTCCTCGGTCAGTCCCTCGGCGCCGCCATGGTGGCGGTGATCTTCGGCTATTTCCACACCGGCGGGACCGTGACGGTGCTGTGGATCGCGAGCGCGCTGGCGCTGACCGGTTCCGTCGCGAGCGGGCTCCGGGTCAGGCGCTGA